In Syntrophales bacterium, the following are encoded in one genomic region:
- a CDS encoding peptide-binding protein: protein MKTSRILIFISVLLVLAAACSRPEGDERRKGAADAPPAYGDILVTGSIGDASNLIPILASDSASHDIAELVFNGLVKYDKDMNVVGDLAESWDISKDGLVITFHLRKGVKWHDGAPFTAEDVLFTYRLTIDPKTPTAYAGDFLKVKKAEVLDPHTFRVTYDRPFAPALTSWSASVLPRHLLEGKDIKSTPLARRPVGTGPYLFKEWVTGQKLVLASNPDYFEGRPYLDGYIMRIIPDTATMFLELRAGGIDRMGLTPLQYTRQTESTLFRRDFNKYRYLSFSYTYMGYNLLNPMFSDKRVRQAIAYAVDKEEIIRGVLLGLGREATGPYKPGTWAYNPYVRKYPYNPQKARELLAEAGWRDTDGDGVLDRDGKPFTFEILSNQGNEVRGKCAEIIQRRLAEVGIHVKIRVVEWAAFVNDFINKRKFDATILGWTIPLDPDIYDVWHSSKTGPQELNFVSYRNPEVDALIEKGRGTFDQKERKKAYDRIQEILAEEQPYLFLYVPDALPIVSARIRGIEPAPLGITYNFIKWHVPKEEQKLVMVR from the coding sequence ATGAAGACCTCCCGGATCCTGATCTTCATCTCCGTTCTGCTCGTACTGGCAGCGGCCTGCTCGCGGCCGGAAGGAGATGAGCGCCGAAAAGGTGCTGCCGACGCCCCTCCCGCCTACGGCGACATCCTGGTGACCGGCTCCATCGGCGACGCCAGCAACCTCATCCCGATCCTTGCCTCCGACAGCGCCTCCCACGATATCGCAGAACTCGTCTTCAACGGCCTCGTCAAGTACGACAAGGACATGAACGTCGTCGGCGACCTGGCCGAGTCCTGGGACATCTCGAAGGACGGGCTGGTCATCACCTTCCACCTGCGGAAAGGCGTGAAGTGGCACGATGGCGCGCCTTTCACGGCGGAGGACGTTCTCTTCACCTACCGCCTCACCATCGATCCGAAGACACCGACGGCCTACGCGGGGGACTTCCTGAAGGTGAAGAAGGCGGAGGTCCTGGATCCGCACACCTTCCGGGTCACCTACGACCGGCCCTTCGCCCCGGCCCTCACGAGTTGGAGCGCCTCGGTTCTTCCCAGGCACCTGCTGGAAGGCAAGGACATCAAGTCCACGCCGCTGGCCCGGAGGCCCGTGGGGACGGGGCCTTACCTCTTCAAGGAGTGGGTGACGGGGCAGAAGCTCGTGCTGGCGTCGAATCCCGATTATTTCGAGGGCCGGCCGTACCTGGACGGCTACATCATGCGGATCATTCCCGACACGGCCACCATGTTCCTGGAGCTCCGGGCCGGCGGGATCGACCGGATGGGCCTCACGCCCCTCCAGTACACCCGGCAGACGGAGAGCACCCTGTTCCGGCGGGACTTCAACAAGTACCGCTACCTCTCCTTTTCCTACACCTACATGGGCTACAACCTGCTGAACCCGATGTTCTCCGACAAGCGGGTCCGCCAGGCCATCGCCTATGCCGTGGACAAGGAGGAGATCATCCGGGGGGTCCTCCTGGGGCTGGGGCGGGAGGCCACGGGACCGTACAAGCCGGGGACCTGGGCCTACAATCCCTACGTCCGGAAGTATCCCTATAATCCGCAGAAGGCACGGGAGCTTCTGGCCGAGGCGGGCTGGCGGGACACCGACGGGGACGGCGTCCTGGACCGGGACGGGAAGCCGTTCACGTTCGAGATCCTGTCCAACCAGGGAAACGAGGTGCGGGGCAAGTGTGCCGAGATCATCCAGCGCCGCCTGGCGGAGGTGGGCATCCACGTGAAGATCCGGGTCGTTGAGTGGGCCGCTTTCGTCAACGACTTCATCAACAAACGCAAGTTCGACGCCACCATCCTGGGCTGGACGATTCCCCTGGATCCGGACATCTACGATGTGTGGCACTCCTCCAAGACGGGGCCCCAGGAGCTGAACTTCGTCTCCTACCGGAATCCCGAGGTGGACGCCCTGATCGAGAAGGGAAGGGGAACTTTCGACCAGAAGGAGCGGAAGAAGGCCTACGATCGCATCCAGGAGATCCTGGCGGAGGAGCAGCCCTATTTGTTCCTGTACGTGCCCGATGCGCTGCCCATCGTTTCGGCCCGTATCCGCGGCATCGAGCCGGCGCCGCTGGGGATCACCTACAATTTCATCAAGTGGCATGTTCCGAAGGAGGAGCAGAAGCTCGTCATGGTCCGGTAA
- a CDS encoding DUF4337 family protein — MYVRAKAAVQNRLRVMAACHYYELSSAALQITIVMASAEIITGVAALIWISGGLGVVALILGAIGLFASMAVHLF, encoded by the coding sequence GTGTACGTCCGTGCCAAAGCGGCCGTGCAGAACCGCTTGCGTGTCATGGCCGCTTGCCACTATTATGAACTATCCTCTGCGGCACTGCAGATCACCATCGTCATGGCCTCGGCGGAAATCATCACGGGTGTGGCCGCCCTGATCTGGATATCGGGAGGTCTGGGAGTGGTTGCCTTGATTCTTGGCGCCATCGGCCTGTTCGCGTCAATGGCGGTTCACCTGTTCTGA
- a CDS encoding TIGR03768 family metallophosphoesterase produces the protein MKSQYQSTKLGLVLLSGLLIFSLFGCLPCLVKKQTQYAGYPIAADVQTTVQRTIVPGPAPTTAINLWEISKYDAQGYGNWTYGPGLAFDRRHDLMPAGYSGASVVKKTKLVHFFTFSDIHITDKESPNQLIYLQRLHPNLPVGASLYSGIMLYTTHVLDAAIQTANVLHRQNPIDFGLSLGDTCNTTQYNETRWYIDVIDGKIITPSSGAHLGVDTIEYQKPYKAAGLDKTIPWYQTLGNHDHFWMGSIPVDYSLRKDLRQSYTTDEVFATGDVLRDPRNINSRNYYMGVLDGSTPYGDIIHAGPVGDFKSPPKVAADPNRRSLLRTEWMGEFFKTSSHPVGHGFDPMDARKGFACYSFVPKPDIPLKVIVLDNTQNEDSGSVDIHGHGFLDQARWTWLKKELADGSAAGQLMIIAAHIPIDVEVTAPHSEMGWWTDPKNAVTLPELIAELHSHPNLILWLAGHRHFNTVKAFISPDPTQPEKGFWQVETPSLRDFPQQFRTFEIYFNNDGTLSIVTTNVDPAVREGSPAATSRKYAIATAQIVKTWDTTTKWNPTKDPTIKPMPTGSYNAELVIPLSPAMQAALQRNR, from the coding sequence ATGAAATCCCAGTATCAAAGCACAAAGCTGGGTTTGGTCTTGTTGTCGGGTCTGCTGATTTTCTCTTTATTCGGATGCCTGCCATGTCTCGTTAAAAAACAAACTCAGTACGCGGGCTACCCGATTGCAGCCGACGTGCAAACCACGGTTCAAAGGACGATTGTGCCCGGCCCCGCGCCGACGACTGCGATCAATCTCTGGGAAATTTCCAAATATGATGCACAAGGCTATGGAAACTGGACCTACGGTCCGGGGCTTGCCTTCGACCGGCGGCACGATCTGATGCCGGCGGGTTACAGCGGCGCCTCTGTCGTAAAAAAAACAAAACTTGTGCATTTCTTTACCTTCTCGGACATCCATATCACTGATAAAGAATCGCCCAATCAGTTGATCTATCTTCAACGCCTGCATCCGAATTTGCCTGTAGGGGCATCTCTGTATTCCGGGATCATGCTCTACACCACGCATGTGCTTGATGCCGCTATTCAGACCGCAAATGTGCTGCACAGGCAAAACCCCATCGACTTCGGACTGTCGCTGGGCGATACCTGCAACACCACGCAGTACAATGAAACACGCTGGTATATCGATGTCATCGACGGCAAGATTATCACTCCCAGCTCAGGCGCGCATCTGGGGGTCGACACCATCGAATATCAGAAACCATACAAGGCGGCGGGACTGGATAAGACGATCCCCTGGTATCAGACGCTCGGCAACCACGATCATTTCTGGATGGGGTCCATCCCCGTGGACTACAGCCTTCGCAAAGATCTTCGGCAATCTTATACGACCGATGAAGTTTTCGCGACGGGCGATGTGCTTCGTGACCCCCGGAATATTAACAGCCGCAATTATTACATGGGTGTACTCGACGGTTCGACGCCTTACGGCGACATTATCCATGCCGGGCCCGTCGGGGATTTCAAAAGTCCGCCGAAAGTTGCCGCCGATCCTAACCGCCGTTCACTTTTAAGAACCGAGTGGATGGGTGAATTTTTTAAAACGTCTTCCCATCCGGTCGGTCACGGTTTCGATCCGATGGACGCCCGGAAGGGCTTTGCCTGTTACAGCTTTGTTCCCAAGCCGGATATTCCGCTGAAGGTGATTGTCCTGGACAATACGCAAAACGAAGATAGTGGCTCTGTCGATATCCACGGACACGGCTTTTTGGATCAGGCTCGCTGGACCTGGCTTAAAAAGGAACTTGCTGATGGCAGCGCGGCGGGACAGCTTATGATTATTGCCGCACATATCCCGATCGATGTCGAAGTCACCGCACCCCATTCCGAAATGGGCTGGTGGACCGATCCGAAAAATGCCGTCACCCTGCCAGAGCTGATTGCAGAACTGCACAGTCATCCGAACCTGATTCTGTGGCTTGCCGGTCATCGTCACTTCAATACCGTGAAAGCCTTTATCTCGCCAGATCCAACTCAGCCGGAAAAAGGGTTCTGGCAGGTCGAGACCCCGTCGCTTAGGGACTTTCCTCAGCAATTTCGAACGTTCGAAATTTATTTCAACAACGACGGGACGCTTTCCATTGTGACCACCAATGTTGATCCGGCGGTGAGGGAAGGATCACCTGCTGCGACCTCGCGCAAATACGCCATTGCGACCGCGCAGATTGTCAAAACATGGGATACGACAACAAAATGGAATCCAACGAAAGATCCCACGATTAAGCCTATGCCGACCGGTTCATACAACGCTGAGCTTGTCATCCCCTTAAGCCCGGCTATGCAAGCCGCATTACAAAGAAATAGATAA
- a CDS encoding helix-turn-helix transcriptional regulator, translated as MPKSLPQLKIVNRLHVLRAERRITQEQLAREVGVTRATIIAIEGGGYNPSLELAFRIARYFQTDINLIFQIAEEEK; from the coding sequence ATGCCGAAATCTCTGCCGCAGTTGAAAATTGTGAATCGCCTGCATGTTCTGCGGGCGGAGCGCCGGATCACCCAGGAGCAGCTTGCAAGGGAGGTCGGTGTGACGAGGGCGACGATCATCGCGATCGAGGGAGGGGGGTACAATCCGTCCCTTGAACTGGCGTTTCGCATCGCCCGGTATTTTCAGACGGACATAAACTTGATTTTCCAGATTGCTGAGGAGGAGAAATGA
- a CDS encoding N-acetylmuramoyl-L-alanine amidase — MSAPAFAGAEIQNVRHWTAPDQTRVVFDVSDGIVFTVHKEAGRVFIDFQNATPRDSLPSSFEMNKPAIEKIVLGRGPGNALRAELHLPEGAESNVFRLKRFQDRPERVVVDLRLPALEKKESETRRAVKKDRRDRIVIIDPGHGGDDPGAIGRHGTKEKDVVLQIGRKLRDELNGREGYRAFLTRSGDYYVPFRKRVTIAKEYGADLFVSIHADAVKGTHARGSSVYALSLTGASNEAARLLATNENLSDIIGGVSEEENGEDTDAILLNMFQTNTINQSRLFGSTVLNHMGHVGSIKFATVQHAPFRVLKLPDIPSVLVETAYISNPEEEKLLKHRLHQQKIAAAIADAVTEFLPTEETGGPDVKIVKRGRGERTDVALHLVKRGETLDGIAKKYGTTLAVLLKLNNRKIDDPLLWGLKIKVPALDSGEEAVAPKKVAGTREKAPKRRILTYRVKRGESLGSIARDRQVSLQALLEANDMKRDDPLFVGRLLKIPADGTDPDDAASDEKPKKASAGKSERMIYYRVKKGDNLTEIARRHHTSVESLMALNSIQRDDPLYVNRRLRVPAPAGR; from the coding sequence ATGTCCGCCCCGGCTTTTGCGGGAGCGGAAATCCAGAACGTCCGCCACTGGACGGCCCCGGACCAGACCCGGGTCGTCTTTGACGTGAGCGATGGAATCGTCTTCACCGTACACAAGGAAGCCGGCCGGGTTTTCATCGATTTCCAGAATGCCACCCCGCGGGACTCCCTCCCCTCTTCCTTCGAAATGAACAAGCCGGCCATTGAAAAGATCGTCCTGGGACGGGGCCCCGGGAACGCCCTCCGGGCGGAGCTCCATCTCCCGGAGGGTGCCGAGTCGAACGTGTTCCGTCTGAAGCGTTTCCAGGACCGGCCCGAGCGGGTGGTGGTGGACCTCCGGCTGCCCGCCCTGGAAAAGAAGGAGAGCGAGACCCGCCGGGCCGTGAAGAAGGATCGGAGGGACCGAATCGTCATCATCGATCCCGGCCACGGAGGAGACGATCCGGGGGCGATCGGACGCCACGGCACCAAGGAAAAGGACGTGGTCCTCCAGATCGGCAGGAAGCTCCGAGACGAGTTGAACGGCCGGGAGGGCTACCGGGCCTTCCTGACCCGGAGCGGCGACTACTATGTGCCCTTCCGTAAGCGCGTCACCATCGCGAAGGAATACGGTGCGGACCTCTTCGTCAGCATCCATGCCGACGCCGTGAAGGGAACCCACGCCCGGGGCAGCTCTGTCTACGCCCTGTCGCTGACCGGGGCCTCCAACGAGGCGGCCCGCCTCCTGGCGACCAATGAAAACCTCTCGGACATCATCGGCGGCGTATCGGAGGAAGAGAACGGCGAAGATACCGATGCGATCCTGCTCAACATGTTCCAGACGAACACCATCAACCAGTCCCGGCTCTTCGGCTCGACGGTCCTGAATCACATGGGACATGTGGGAAGCATCAAGTTCGCCACCGTGCAGCATGCCCCCTTCCGGGTCCTGAAGCTGCCGGACATTCCTTCCGTCCTGGTTGAGACTGCCTACATCTCTAACCCGGAGGAGGAGAAGCTCCTCAAGCACCGCCTGCACCAGCAGAAGATCGCCGCGGCCATCGCCGACGCCGTCACCGAGTTTCTGCCGACGGAAGAGACCGGCGGCCCGGATGTGAAGATCGTGAAAAGGGGGCGGGGTGAACGGACGGACGTGGCCCTTCACCTCGTAAAGCGAGGTGAAACCCTCGACGGAATTGCGAAAAAGTACGGCACAACCCTGGCGGTCCTCTTGAAGCTCAACAACAGGAAGATCGACGATCCGCTCCTCTGGGGCCTGAAAATCAAGGTGCCTGCCCTGGACTCCGGAGAAGAAGCGGTCGCGCCGAAGAAGGTGGCGGGGACCCGGGAGAAGGCACCGAAGCGGCGCATCCTCACCTACCGGGTGAAAAGGGGGGAGTCGCTCGGATCGATCGCCCGGGACCGGCAGGTCTCGCTCCAGGCCCTCCTGGAGGCCAACGACATGAAGCGGGACGATCCCCTGTTTGTGGGACGCCTCCTGAAAATTCCCGCCGACGGGACGGATCCCGATGACGCCGCGTCCGACGAAAAACCGAAGAAGGCATCGGCGGGCAAGAGCGAACGAATGATTTATTACCGGGTAAAGAAGGGCGACAACCTGACGGAGATTGCCCGCCGCCATCACACCTCCGTGGAGAGCCTGATGGCCCTGAATTCGATCCAGCGCGACGATCCCCTCTACGTAAACCGGCGTCTCCGGGTCCCGGCTCCTGCCGGCCGATAA
- a CDS encoding MBL fold metallo-hydrolase gives MNVTEGVHAFLWQSYSENNCNAYLLEGEKNILVDPGHRHLLDHVDRGLKDAGLSRDRIDVVLITHAHPDHLESIGEFSPPALFAMNQREYDLFNQYAAGYMKLPEPDFFLGEGDLMIGDIRLQVILAPGHSPASVCLYWADKKVLITGDVVFDRGIGRTDMPGGSGKALMQSIRRLAALDVEYLLTGHGGIVAGRDAVRKNFKEIEKTWFPYLR, from the coding sequence ATGAATGTGACCGAAGGCGTCCACGCCTTCCTGTGGCAGAGCTACTCGGAGAACAACTGCAACGCCTACCTGCTCGAGGGGGAGAAGAATATCCTCGTGGATCCGGGCCACCGGCACCTGCTGGACCACGTGGACCGGGGACTGAAGGATGCGGGGCTTTCCCGCGACCGGATCGACGTCGTCCTGATCACCCATGCCCACCCGGATCACCTGGAGTCGATCGGAGAATTCTCGCCCCCGGCCCTCTTTGCCATGAACCAGCGGGAATACGATCTCTTCAATCAGTACGCCGCGGGATACATGAAGCTTCCGGAGCCGGATTTCTTCCTGGGAGAGGGGGACCTCATGATCGGGGACATCCGGCTCCAGGTGATCCTGGCTCCGGGCCACTCGCCCGCCTCGGTCTGTCTCTACTGGGCGGACAAGAAGGTGCTGATCACGGGGGACGTGGTCTTCGACCGGGGAATCGGAAGGACCGACATGCCCGGCGGGAGTGGGAAGGCCCTGATGCAGAGCATCCGCCGCCTCGCCGCCCTGGACGTGGAATACCTCCTGACGGGCCACGGCGGGATCGTCGCCGGCCGCGACGCCGTCCGGAAAAATTTCAAGGAAATCGAGAAGACCTGGTTCCCCTACCTTCGCTGA
- a CDS encoding ABC transporter ATP-binding protein, which produces MTTLIETVDLMKIYDVGDSPVHALDGVSVTIDRGEFVAVMGPSGSGKSTFMNVIGCLDRPTSGEYRFDGMDVSRLDPDELAEIRNRKIGFVFQGFNLLSRSTALENAELPMLYSSIPAGERKKRALDALRLLGLEGREHHRPNQLSGGQQQRVAIARALVNDAPIVFADEPTGNLDARTSVEIMELFVRLNRESGITMVVVTHDPDVASFSRRVIRFLDGRVVSDEAVTT; this is translated from the coding sequence GTGACGACCCTGATCGAGACGGTCGACCTGATGAAGATCTACGACGTGGGGGACAGCCCCGTCCACGCGCTGGACGGCGTCTCCGTGACGATCGACCGGGGGGAGTTCGTCGCCGTCATGGGGCCGTCCGGCTCCGGCAAGTCCACTTTCATGAACGTCATCGGTTGCCTCGATCGGCCCACCAGCGGCGAATACCGCTTCGACGGCATGGACGTGAGCCGCCTCGATCCCGACGAGCTGGCGGAGATCCGGAACCGGAAGATCGGCTTCGTCTTCCAGGGGTTCAACCTGCTCTCCCGCTCGACGGCCCTGGAGAACGCCGAGCTGCCGATGCTCTACAGCTCCATTCCGGCGGGAGAGAGGAAGAAACGGGCCCTGGATGCCCTCCGGCTGCTGGGCCTCGAGGGACGGGAGCATCACCGGCCGAACCAGCTCTCCGGCGGGCAGCAGCAGCGCGTGGCCATCGCCCGGGCCCTGGTGAACGACGCCCCCATCGTCTTTGCCGACGAGCCGACGGGAAACCTCGATGCCAGGACAAGCGTCGAGATCATGGAGCTCTTCGTCCGGCTCAACCGCGAGTCGGGCATCACCATGGTGGTGGTGACCCACGACCCCGACGTGGCATCCTTCAGCCGGCGGGTTATCCGGTTCCTCGACGGCCGCGTGGTCAGCGACGAGGCGGTGACGACATGA
- a CDS encoding long-chain fatty acid--CoA ligase, producing MKGVNVASYLENSVHAHPGKVALIFEEERWTFRELDAEANRIANGLVDLGVEKGDRVSLFLPNCPEFLFWYFGALKMGAVVNPINTMLKERELEYVIRDCTPKVLVTAEELAAVPRHVYGQPGIGIRKMIVVNGKDEDGMLANEKWVKRYPPVFHAIPVEQDDLAAILYTSGTTGQPKGVMLTHLNLWTNARHCADWAETTYNDLTVCALPLFHSYALTHVVGELFIEGGAVAWLKRFDPTSFLDAMARHRATACHCVATMYYALVNHPNVDEYARKIRLRYCVTGAAVTPEPILQAWNAKFTPLSEGYGLTEAAPVVFMNPLPGKGVQKTMSCGVPIVPEIKVGVVNDDGKPVAVGEAGELIIQGPNVMKGYWNKPEATAKSLRDGWLYTGDMVSFDEDGYYYIRDRKNDMINRSAFNIYPKELEDVLYTHPAIAEVQVVGIPDLVKGEEVVACLALKPGNTTTEEDVILFCRKNMASYKVPKYIRFFETLPKTVTGKLEKMTLRKVLLEEPRKQ from the coding sequence ATGAAGGGAGTCAATGTAGCGAGCTATCTGGAGAATTCCGTACATGCCCACCCCGGGAAAGTGGCTTTGATCTTCGAAGAGGAGCGCTGGACGTTCAGAGAACTTGACGCCGAAGCCAACCGGATCGCCAACGGCCTTGTGGATCTGGGCGTGGAGAAGGGAGACCGGGTGTCGCTCTTTCTTCCGAACTGCCCGGAGTTCCTGTTCTGGTATTTCGGAGCCCTGAAGATGGGGGCCGTCGTCAATCCGATCAATACCATGCTCAAGGAGAGGGAGCTGGAATACGTGATTCGGGACTGCACTCCGAAGGTCCTTGTTACCGCGGAAGAGCTGGCGGCGGTTCCGCGCCACGTTTACGGACAGCCCGGGATAGGAATCCGGAAGATGATCGTCGTCAACGGGAAAGACGAAGACGGAATGTTGGCCAACGAAAAGTGGGTGAAGCGATACCCTCCGGTCTTCCATGCGATTCCCGTCGAACAGGACGATCTCGCCGCCATCCTCTATACATCCGGAACGACGGGACAGCCGAAGGGCGTTATGCTGACCCATCTGAACCTCTGGACCAACGCGCGGCATTGCGCGGACTGGGCGGAGACAACGTACAACGACCTCACCGTCTGTGCCCTCCCGCTTTTCCATTCCTACGCCCTCACACACGTGGTGGGCGAGCTCTTCATCGAGGGCGGGGCGGTGGCCTGGCTGAAGCGCTTCGATCCGACGTCCTTCCTGGATGCCATGGCCCGTCATCGGGCAACGGCCTGCCATTGCGTGGCCACGATGTATTACGCGCTGGTGAACCATCCCAACGTGGATGAATACGCCCGGAAGATCCGCTTGCGGTACTGCGTGACCGGAGCGGCGGTGACGCCCGAGCCGATCCTCCAGGCCTGGAACGCAAAGTTCACGCCATTGAGCGAGGGGTACGGCCTCACCGAGGCGGCGCCCGTGGTGTTCATGAACCCGCTTCCCGGAAAGGGCGTGCAGAAAACGATGTCCTGCGGGGTTCCCATTGTCCCGGAAATCAAAGTCGGCGTTGTCAACGACGACGGCAAGCCCGTGGCCGTCGGAGAGGCGGGCGAGCTGATCATCCAGGGACCCAACGTCATGAAGGGGTACTGGAACAAGCCGGAGGCGACGGCAAAAAGCCTCCGGGACGGGTGGCTCTACACGGGCGACATGGTCAGCTTTGACGAGGACGGTTATTATTATATCCGGGACCGCAAGAACGACATGATCAACCGCTCGGCCTTCAATATCTATCCGAAAGAACTCGAGGACGTCCTCTATACCCATCCGGCCATTGCCGAGGTTCAGGTGGTCGGCATTCCGGATCTGGTCAAGGGAGAGGAGGTTGTGGCCTGCCTGGCCCTGAAGCCGGGAAATACAACTACCGAAGAGGATGTCATCCTGTTCTGCCGGAAGAACATGGCCTCATACAAAGTGCCGAAGTACATCCGTTTCTTCGAAACTCTGCCTAAGACGGTGACGGGCAAACTGGAGAAGATGACCCTGCGGAAGGTCCTGCTGGAGGAGCCGAGAAAGCAGTAA
- the metF gene encoding methylenetetrahydrofolate reductase [NAD(P)H] — MEIKKILKENRFCLSFEVFPPKREGNLESLFSTIGELGTFDPHFISVTYGAGGSTRDKTLEIASKVKNDFQREVLGHLTCVEATRDDIARTLDAFRERNIENILALRGDPPAGQETFTPTPGGFHFASDLVEFIHRGWPFCIGVAGYPEGHPEAASFDDDLKNLKKKIDAGADFIVTQLFFNNEFFFRFRDRARAMKIQVPILPGLWPILNYNQIKRIVGLCGATIPSGLGDKLDRVMERPGEVEKYGLEHAVRQAEELIRSGVDGLHIYCMNRSEPVRAILGAVSIPRGRAEDPGAAEAGRIRS, encoded by the coding sequence ATGGAAATCAAGAAAATCCTGAAGGAAAACCGATTCTGCCTCTCCTTCGAGGTATTTCCGCCCAAGCGGGAGGGAAACCTGGAGAGCCTGTTCTCGACGATCGGGGAACTGGGCACGTTCGATCCCCACTTCATCTCCGTCACCTATGGCGCGGGCGGAAGCACCCGCGACAAGACCCTGGAGATCGCCTCGAAGGTGAAAAACGACTTCCAGCGGGAAGTGCTGGGGCACCTGACCTGCGTCGAGGCCACCCGGGACGACATTGCCCGGACGCTGGACGCCTTCCGCGAGCGGAACATCGAGAACATCCTTGCCCTCCGGGGAGATCCGCCGGCGGGACAGGAGACATTCACACCCACCCCCGGGGGCTTCCACTTCGCCAGCGACCTGGTGGAGTTCATCCACCGGGGGTGGCCCTTCTGCATCGGCGTGGCGGGATATCCCGAGGGCCATCCCGAAGCGGCCTCTTTCGACGACGACCTGAAAAACCTCAAGAAGAAGATTGATGCCGGGGCGGATTTCATCGTTACCCAGCTCTTCTTCAACAACGAGTTTTTCTTTCGTTTCCGCGACCGCGCCCGGGCCATGAAGATCCAGGTCCCCATCCTGCCGGGGCTGTGGCCCATCCTGAACTACAACCAGATCAAGCGGATCGTCGGCCTCTGCGGCGCCACGATTCCCTCCGGCCTGGGCGATAAGCTGGACCGCGTCATGGAGCGGCCCGGGGAGGTCGAGAAGTACGGCCTGGAGCATGCCGTCCGGCAGGCCGAGGAGCTGATCCGGAGTGGTGTCGACGGCCTGCACATCTACTGCATGAACCGGAGCGAGCCCGTCAGGGCCATCCTGGGGGCCGTGAGCATCCCACGGGGAAGGGCGGAAGATCCGGGAGCGGCGGAGGCCGGGCGGATCCGGTCCTGA
- a CDS encoding ABC transporter permease, with protein MIGIPSTLKISFRALWVNKMRSSLTMLGIIIGVGAVIAMLAVGTGASRKISQQIASIGSNLIIVIPGSITQGGVRLGAGAQSSLTRDDAEAIRRECPAVQAVSSEMRRAAQVVFGNQNWATAITGVEPGILEVRDWDLASGRNFFEQDVRNATKVCLLGQTVADSLFGSMDPVGQIIRIRKIPFMVVGILDRKGQSPIGQDQDDVIYIPITTAQKKVFGTAHAGTIGSIQVKAVSAEALPEAERQVTELLRQRHRIGPGREDDFTVRNLTSMLQVAEQSTRVMTLLLGAIASVSLLVGGIGIMNIMLVSVTERTREIGIRMAVGAKARDIRLQFIIEALTLSLIGGVAGILLGVTVSGILSFLAGWSTEVSVLSIFLAFGFSALVGIFFGFYPAYKASLLHPIDALRHE; from the coding sequence ATGATCGGCATCCCGTCCACCCTCAAGATTTCTTTCCGGGCCCTGTGGGTCAACAAGATGCGGTCCTCCCTGACCATGCTGGGCATCATCATCGGTGTGGGGGCCGTCATCGCCATGCTGGCCGTGGGCACCGGGGCGAGCCGGAAGATCTCCCAGCAGATCGCCTCCATCGGGAGCAACCTGATCATCGTGATCCCCGGCAGCATCACCCAGGGCGGGGTGCGCCTGGGAGCGGGAGCCCAGTCCTCCCTGACCCGGGACGACGCCGAGGCGATCCGGAGGGAGTGCCCGGCCGTGCAGGCCGTCTCCTCGGAGATGCGCCGGGCCGCCCAGGTGGTCTTCGGGAACCAGAACTGGGCCACGGCGATCACCGGCGTGGAGCCCGGCATCCTGGAGGTCCGGGACTGGGACCTCGCGAGCGGACGGAACTTCTTCGAACAGGACGTCCGGAACGCCACGAAGGTCTGCCTCCTGGGGCAGACGGTGGCGGACAGCCTCTTCGGCAGCATGGACCCCGTCGGCCAGATCATCCGGATCCGGAAAATTCCCTTCATGGTTGTGGGGATCCTGGATCGGAAGGGCCAGTCGCCCATCGGGCAGGATCAGGACGACGTAATCTACATTCCCATCACGACGGCCCAGAAGAAGGTCTTCGGGACGGCTCACGCCGGGACGATCGGTTCCATCCAGGTGAAGGCCGTCAGCGCCGAGGCCCTCCCCGAGGCGGAGCGGCAGGTGACGGAGCTGCTCCGGCAGCGCCACCGCATCGGCCCGGGACGGGAAGACGATTTCACGGTCCGGAACCTGACCTCCATGCTCCAGGTGGCGGAGCAGTCCACGAGGGTCATGACCCTGCTGCTGGGGGCCATCGCCTCGGTGTCGCTCCTGGTGGGCGGCATCGGCATCATGAACATCATGCTCGTCTCGGTGACGGAGCGCACCCGGGAAATCGGCATCCGCATGGCCGTGGGCGCCAAGGCCCGGGACATCCGGCTGCAGTTCATCATCGAGGCCCTGACCCTCTCCCTCATCGGGGGCGTCGCGGGCATCCTCCTGGGTGTGACCGTGTCCGGAATCCTGTCGTTCCTGGCCGGGTGGTCCACCGAGGTGTCCGTTCTCTCGATCTTCCTGGCCTTTGGCTTTTCGGCCCTCGTGGGCATCTTCTTCGGCTTCTATCCGGCCTACAAGGCCTCCCTGCTCCATCCCATCGACGCCCTGCGGCACGAATAG